A single genomic interval of Dromiciops gliroides isolate mDroGli1 chromosome 1, mDroGli1.pri, whole genome shotgun sequence harbors:
- the LOC122742112 gene encoding protein FAM136A-like, translating into MAESQQLRVQEAVDTMVKELERENIRKMPGTMFRCSASCCEDTQASMQQVHQCIERCHAPLAQAQALVTSELEKFQDRLARCTMHCNDKARDLMDAGSKEQQVKRQLESCVTKCVDDHTHLIPTMTKKMKDSLASIAK; encoded by the coding sequence ATGGCGGAGTCGCAGCAGCTGCGGGTGCAGGAGGCGGTGGACACCATGGTGAAGGAGCTGGAGCGGGAGAATATCCGCAAGATGCCGGGTACCATGTTCCGATGCAGTGCCAGCTGCTGTGAGGATACCCAGGCCTCCATGCAGCAGGTTCATCAGTGCATTGAGCGCTGCCATGCACCATTGGCCCAAGCACAGGCCCTTGTGACCAGCGAACTGGAAAAATTCCAGGACCGTCTGGCTCGATGCACCATGCACTGCAATGACAAAGCCAGAGACCTGATGGATGCTGGGAGCAAGGAACAGCAAGTGAAGAGGCAGCTGGAGTCCTGTGTGACCAAATGTGTTGATGACCACACGCACCTCATCCCCACCATGACCAAGAAGATGAAGGATTCTCTGGCATCTATTGCAAAATAG